In Amycolatopsis sp. EV170708-02-1, the following are encoded in one genomic region:
- a CDS encoding S8 family peptidase — MAALALLVLVAQPASATEVQQNPPNWGLDRIDQRTGLDQLYHYETDAKDVTVYVIDSGVDAAHPDFGGRVKPGKDFLNGGTDTSDTNGHGTYLAGVAASRTFGVAKAAQIVPVRVIDAQGGGATDKIIAGIDWVTQNAQQPAVAVLGIGGTANDQLDAAVRALAAVVPIALPAGGEATDAGKFSPGRVTEALTVGSTDASDQVGSTSNYGEVVDLFAPGVDVPGPNAGGSGGRVLSGTSSAAAHVAGVAALYRALHPEAPAPDVAKALVDLASVDVLTGVHEGTANRLLQSPGVQPGQG; from the coding sequence ATGGCCGCGCTGGCGCTCCTCGTGCTGGTGGCGCAGCCCGCCTCCGCGACGGAAGTCCAGCAGAACCCGCCGAACTGGGGGCTGGACCGGATCGACCAGCGAACGGGCCTCGATCAGCTCTACCACTACGAGACCGACGCCAAGGACGTCACGGTCTACGTGATCGACAGCGGGGTCGACGCGGCGCATCCGGACTTCGGCGGCCGCGTCAAACCCGGTAAGGACTTCCTGAACGGCGGCACGGACACCTCCGACACCAACGGTCACGGCACGTACCTGGCCGGTGTCGCCGCGTCGAGGACCTTCGGCGTCGCGAAGGCCGCGCAGATCGTCCCGGTCCGGGTGATCGACGCACAGGGCGGCGGCGCGACGGACAAGATCATCGCGGGTATCGACTGGGTGACGCAGAACGCACAGCAGCCCGCCGTCGCCGTCCTCGGCATCGGCGGCACGGCCAACGACCAGCTCGACGCCGCCGTCCGGGCGCTCGCGGCGGTCGTCCCGATCGCCCTCCCGGCGGGCGGAGAGGCCACCGACGCGGGGAAGTTCTCACCCGGCCGGGTCACCGAAGCGCTCACCGTCGGGTCGACCGACGCGAGTGACCAGGTCGGGTCGACGTCGAACTACGGCGAGGTCGTCGACCTGTTCGCGCCCGGCGTCGACGTGCCGGGACCCAACGCCGGCGGGAGCGGCGGCCGCGTGCTCAGCGGGACGTCGTCGGCCGCCGCGCACGTCGCCGGGGTGGCCGCGCTGTACCGGGCCCTGCACCCGGAGGCGCCGGCGCCGGACGTCGCGAAAGCGCTCGTCGACCTCGCTTCGGTCGACGTGCTGACCGGGGTCCACGAGGGCACCGCGAACAGGTTGCTCCAGAGCCCCGGGGTGCAACCCGGCCAGGGATGA
- a CDS encoding TetR/AcrR family transcriptional regulator, with the protein MATSGTQRPGGRTERTRQAVLHATLDLLAERGFGELTVDAVAERSGVHKTTVYRRWSSPDGLVAAALQMGAEDDWKAPDTGSLEDDLYEIAAEVVRYFTEPSLKELPTASVSAAFQSPQAAEALHDFYADRHVRMAPIAERAVARGEIPEGTDGDELVRATCGPIFYRLFLSRESVTVADARVTARAVAVAAREGAFVRIS; encoded by the coding sequence TTGGCAACCTCCGGTACCCAGCGGCCCGGCGGCCGGACCGAGCGCACGCGCCAGGCCGTCCTGCACGCCACCCTCGACCTGCTGGCCGAACGCGGGTTCGGCGAACTGACCGTGGACGCGGTCGCCGAACGGTCCGGGGTGCACAAGACCACGGTGTACCGGCGCTGGTCGTCACCGGACGGGCTCGTCGCCGCCGCGCTGCAGATGGGCGCGGAGGACGACTGGAAGGCGCCCGACACCGGGTCGCTGGAGGACGATCTGTACGAGATCGCGGCCGAGGTGGTGCGGTACTTCACCGAGCCCTCGCTGAAGGAGCTGCCGACGGCGTCGGTGTCGGCGGCGTTCCAGTCACCGCAAGCGGCCGAGGCGCTGCACGATTTCTACGCCGACCGGCACGTGCGCATGGCGCCGATCGCGGAACGGGCCGTCGCGCGGGGCGAGATCCCCGAGGGCACGGACGGCGACGAGCTGGTGCGAGCGACGTGCGGGCCGATCTTCTACCGGCTCTTCCTGTCGCGGGAAAGCGTGACGGTCGCGGACGCGCGGGTCACGGCACGGGCCGTCGCGGTCGCGGCGCGGGAAGGCGCTTTCGTGCGGATCTCTTGA
- a CDS encoding erythromycin esterase family protein, with amino-acid sequence MSDPAKIAELIGDARIVAIGENNHHIHEFGDLRNRLLRHLVEQHGFRVVAFESGFAEGELVEAWLKGAAGDVDGIGRDGFTFSLGESPEAHEMLTWLRERGDVRYYGLDVPSSAGSPVPSLDAVRAYLSTVDENAVALVDAAIEATKGYASVSSAEAPAKYAALDTAAKDKATAALTRLKTHLTSLRPVYGDTAVAEHHVEGALRVDAYLAEVAAMMSGDAPALQSGSRDAYMADTVRLIRRLHGDDTKIVVMLHNGHLQRVPFSPFPGLTSPSAGTHLAAEFGEDYFALGLTAVEGETTGLRPDPEARLGFTVYRQELEAPEDGSVEAEGPGLVDLRARRGTAGPRSIRHAHLFNPVDVVAAFDALVCFPKSTVSAHIGQDQSNG; translated from the coding sequence ATGTCAGACCCAGCGAAGATCGCCGAACTCATCGGGGACGCCAGGATCGTCGCCATCGGCGAGAACAACCACCACATCCACGAGTTCGGCGACCTGCGCAATCGTTTGCTCCGGCACCTCGTCGAGCAGCACGGCTTCCGGGTCGTGGCGTTCGAGTCCGGCTTCGCCGAGGGCGAGCTCGTCGAAGCCTGGCTGAAGGGTGCCGCTGGGGACGTCGACGGCATCGGTCGCGACGGCTTCACCTTCTCGCTCGGCGAGTCGCCCGAGGCGCACGAAATGCTGACGTGGCTCCGCGAACGGGGCGACGTCCGGTACTACGGCCTCGACGTGCCGAGTTCCGCGGGCTCGCCGGTGCCGTCGCTCGACGCCGTCCGCGCGTACCTGTCCACTGTGGACGAAAACGCCGTAGCCCTTGTCGACGCGGCGATCGAGGCCACCAAGGGGTACGCGTCGGTCAGCAGCGCGGAAGCGCCCGCCAAGTACGCCGCCCTCGACACCGCCGCCAAGGACAAGGCGACCGCGGCGCTCACCCGGCTCAAGACGCATCTCACGTCGCTGCGTCCCGTCTACGGGGACACCGCCGTCGCGGAGCACCACGTCGAAGGCGCACTGCGCGTCGACGCGTACCTCGCCGAAGTCGCCGCGATGATGTCCGGCGACGCGCCCGCCCTGCAGAGCGGTTCGCGCGACGCGTACATGGCCGACACCGTCCGGCTGATCCGGCGGCTGCACGGCGACGACACGAAGATCGTCGTGATGCTCCACAACGGACACCTCCAGCGCGTGCCGTTCTCGCCGTTCCCCGGCCTCACCTCGCCGTCGGCGGGTACGCATCTGGCCGCCGAATTCGGCGAAGACTACTTCGCGCTCGGGCTCACCGCGGTCGAGGGCGAGACCACCGGGCTCCGGCCCGATCCCGAAGCACGACTCGGTTTCACCGTGTACCGCCAGGAACTCGAAGCACCCGAGGACGGCAGCGTCGAAGCCGAGGGCCCCGGGCTGGTCGATCTCCGCGCACGCCGCGGAACCGCGGGACCCCGCAGCATCCGGCACGCGCACCTGTTCAACCCCGTCGACGTCGTGGCGGCGTTCGACGCGCTGGTCTGCTTCCCGAAGTCGACGGTCAGCGCCCACATCGGCCAAGACCAGTCGAACGGGTGA
- a CDS encoding GNAT family N-acetyltransferase, giving the protein MATIRLATVEDAWPIAEVNVRSWQSAYQGLLPELYLRDLSVEERAARWQRTLADPAHRGDILVLVEDGSLLGFTAVDRIRGELRAIYLEPARWGTGLGRLLLDTAVAALRESGHREATLWVLDTNERAQRFYAAGGWRPDGATKTDTMPGEDVPLSEVRYRIDLVSA; this is encoded by the coding sequence ATGGCGACGATCCGCCTCGCGACCGTCGAGGACGCCTGGCCCATCGCGGAGGTGAACGTGCGGTCGTGGCAGTCGGCCTACCAGGGCCTGCTGCCCGAGCTCTACCTTCGCGATCTGTCCGTCGAGGAAAGGGCGGCCCGCTGGCAGCGGACCCTCGCCGATCCCGCCCACCGGGGCGACATCCTGGTCCTGGTCGAAGACGGATCGCTGCTCGGCTTCACCGCCGTCGACCGGATTCGCGGGGAACTGCGCGCGATCTACCTCGAACCGGCGCGCTGGGGTACCGGACTGGGCAGGCTGCTGCTCGATACCGCCGTCGCCGCGCTGCGGGAATCGGGCCACCGCGAGGCGACGCTCTGGGTGCTCGACACCAACGAACGCGCCCAGCGGTTCTACGCGGCCGGAGGATGGAGGCCGGACGGGGCGACCAAGACCGACACCATGCCCGGCGAGGACGTCCCGCTTTCCGAAGTGCGCTACCGGATCGACCTCGTCAGCGCTTGA